A stretch of Desulfobacter hydrogenophilus DNA encodes these proteins:
- the xerD gene encoding site-specific tyrosine recombinase XerD, with product MHELVDTYMDHLTIEKGLSANSITAYGTDLASYINYLSDNGIETLDNADTTAILGWLVYLTRQGLSAKSRARHLISIRGFYKYLTAEKLISVNPLKDIDIPKTGRHLPGVISVNEVEALLNACDITTPKGQRNLAMMEIMYGAGLRVSELVFLKVVDVNLDAGLVRVMGKGAKERIVPIGSKAKDVVRIWLDQGRPTTLKQLSSDFLFIARAGKPMTRQSFWKIIKKYALVAGIVRPVSPHTLRHSFATHLIEGGADLRSVQTMLGHSDISSTQIYTHISRDYLIKMHHEFHPRK from the coding sequence ATGCATGAACTGGTAGACACATATATGGATCATCTGACCATAGAAAAAGGCCTTTCTGCTAACAGCATTACAGCCTATGGAACAGATTTAGCCTCATATATCAATTATCTGTCTGACAACGGGATTGAAACTCTTGATAATGCCGACACCACGGCCATTCTTGGATGGCTGGTTTATCTGACCCGTCAGGGGCTGTCAGCTAAATCCAGGGCCAGGCACCTGATCTCCATCAGGGGATTTTATAAATACCTGACAGCAGAGAAATTGATATCCGTCAATCCCCTAAAAGATATTGATATTCCCAAAACCGGCCGGCATTTGCCGGGTGTCATCTCCGTCAATGAGGTGGAAGCGCTTTTAAACGCCTGTGATATCACAACACCCAAAGGGCAAAGAAATCTTGCCATGATGGAAATCATGTACGGGGCCGGACTCCGGGTCTCAGAGCTTGTATTTTTAAAGGTGGTTGACGTAAATCTGGATGCAGGTCTTGTCAGGGTCATGGGCAAAGGCGCCAAAGAGAGAATTGTACCCATTGGTTCAAAGGCCAAAGATGTGGTAAGAATTTGGCTGGATCAGGGGCGTCCCACGACATTAAAGCAGTTATCCAGTGATTTTTTGTTTATTGCGAGGGCAGGCAAGCCCATGACCCGTCAATCATTCTGGAAAATTATAAAAAAATACGCCCTTGTGGCCGGTATTGTCCGGCCTGTCTCCCCCCATACCCTGCGCCACTCCTTTGCCACCCACCTGATCGAGGGTGGGGCGGACCTGCGGTCGGTCCAGACCATGCTCGGTCATTCCGATATTTCAAGCACCCAGATTTACACCCATATCTCACGCGATTACCTGATTAAAATGCATCATGAATTTCATCCTAGAAAATAA